One genomic window of Sulfurovum lithotrophicum includes the following:
- the leuS gene encoding leucine--tRNA ligase, translating to MSYNPSEIEARWQKKWDEEEAFEPSDSYEQKKKYILSMFPFPSGRLHMGHVRNYAIGDAFARYYRKQNFNVLHPIGWDAFGMPAENAAIKHGRHPKEWTYSNIDYMRKELNTLGLSFSKTREFATCDPLYTKHEQKFIIEMYEKGLLYRESTTVNWCESCHTVLANEQVEEGCCWRCDNEVELKEMPGYYLDIIKYADELLDDLAQLEGKWPSQVIAMQRNWIGKSQGLEFTFELSEESKAKLDGKFDGYKVFTTRPDTIYGVTYSALAVEHPITKYLVEHDLLSAKVAEKITAISNMTEVERAQEGKEGYPLGITVIHPLTGEEIPVWTANFVLASYGGGAVMAVPAHDERDFEFATKYDLPIKRVIQGGDELPYTGTGDLMDSGRFSCVGSEEAKIAIINIMEEEGKGKGTTNYKLRNWGVSRQRYWGAPIPFVHCPNCGLVPEKKENLPVALPDDVEITGEGNPLENHPTWKYCSCPQCGADAVRETDTLDTFVQSSWYQFRYATNPRKWEEVGIDKEDANYWLGVDQYIGGIEHAILHLLYARFFTKVLRDLGHHDIDEPFTRLLTQGMVLMDGAKMSKSKGNTVDPDALVEKYGADTARLFILFAAPPQKELEWNDSAVEGAFRFIKKLYDRKSKVTGNMLIDIDHSGLSKESKLARVKVYEALQKSTDVYENTFAFNTLIAACMEALNALDKQDNGDVWIEGMYIMLNLLEPIIPHVTAELSEQLFNRENLAAVLKVKEEVFVQESILYVVMIGGKKRTEIEVSPGASNEEILVAAKEAGDKWLQGMQVVKEIVVPNKLVNLAVKPI from the coding sequence ATGAGTTACAACCCAAGTGAGATTGAAGCCAGGTGGCAGAAGAAATGGGATGAAGAAGAGGCATTTGAACCGTCGGATTCGTATGAGCAGAAGAAAAAATATATCCTGAGTATGTTTCCGTTCCCAAGCGGGCGTCTGCATATGGGACATGTACGAAACTACGCTATTGGAGATGCTTTTGCGCGCTATTACCGCAAACAGAACTTCAATGTCCTGCATCCTATTGGCTGGGATGCATTCGGTATGCCTGCAGAGAATGCGGCTATCAAACATGGACGCCATCCAAAAGAGTGGACCTATAGCAATATAGATTATATGCGAAAAGAACTCAATACCTTGGGACTCTCTTTTTCAAAAACACGCGAGTTCGCTACCTGTGATCCGCTCTATACCAAGCATGAGCAGAAGTTTATTATTGAAATGTACGAAAAGGGACTGCTTTACCGTGAATCGACCACAGTGAACTGGTGTGAAAGCTGTCATACGGTCTTGGCAAATGAGCAGGTTGAAGAGGGATGCTGCTGGCGTTGCGACAATGAAGTAGAGCTCAAAGAGATGCCAGGATATTACCTCGATATCATCAAGTATGCCGATGAACTGCTGGACGATCTTGCACAGCTTGAAGGGAAATGGCCTTCGCAGGTCATTGCGATGCAGCGCAATTGGATCGGAAAGTCGCAAGGGCTGGAATTCACCTTTGAACTGAGTGAAGAAAGCAAAGCCAAACTGGACGGTAAGTTTGACGGCTACAAAGTCTTTACCACACGTCCCGACACGATCTACGGTGTGACCTATTCGGCTTTGGCGGTGGAGCATCCTATTACCAAGTATCTGGTAGAGCATGATCTTCTGAGTGCCAAAGTTGCAGAGAAGATCACAGCAATCAGTAATATGACGGAAGTAGAGCGTGCACAGGAGGGCAAAGAGGGATACCCTTTGGGCATTACTGTGATCCATCCTCTAACTGGAGAAGAGATACCGGTGTGGACAGCGAACTTCGTACTGGCCTCCTATGGCGGCGGTGCAGTCATGGCCGTACCTGCACATGATGAGCGGGATTTTGAATTTGCCACGAAATACGATCTACCGATCAAACGTGTCATTCAGGGGGGTGACGAGTTGCCTTATACTGGAACTGGTGACCTGATGGACAGTGGCCGTTTCTCCTGCGTGGGCAGTGAAGAGGCGAAGATTGCGATCATCAATATCATGGAAGAGGAAGGCAAAGGGAAAGGCACAACCAATTATAAGCTCAGAAACTGGGGTGTAAGCCGTCAGCGTTACTGGGGTGCGCCAATTCCGTTCGTGCATTGTCCAAACTGTGGCCTTGTACCGGAAAAGAAAGAGAATCTGCCGGTTGCACTGCCTGACGATGTAGAGATCACAGGAGAGGGGAACCCGCTGGAAAACCATCCGACCTGGAAATACTGCTCTTGTCCACAGTGTGGTGCCGATGCGGTCCGTGAGACCGACACACTCGATACCTTTGTTCAGTCAAGCTGGTACCAGTTCCGTTATGCAACCAATCCCAGGAAGTGGGAAGAGGTGGGCATCGATAAAGAAGATGCGAATTACTGGCTGGGGGTGGACCAGTACATCGGCGGTATCGAACACGCGATTTTGCACCTGCTTTATGCGCGTTTCTTCACCAAAGTACTGCGTGACCTCGGACATCATGATATTGATGAGCCGTTCACAAGACTGTTGACGCAGGGAATGGTACTGATGGACGGTGCCAAGATGAGCAAGTCCAAAGGCAATACCGTCGATCCGGACGCACTGGTCGAGAAGTATGGCGCCGATACGGCAAGACTTTTCATCCTTTTTGCCGCACCGCCGCAAAAAGAATTGGAGTGGAACGATTCGGCGGTAGAGGGTGCCTTCAGGTTCATCAAGAAGCTTTATGACAGAAAAAGCAAAGTGACAGGCAACATGCTGATAGATATCGACCACAGCGGGCTATCCAAAGAGAGTAAACTGGCACGTGTCAAAGTCTATGAGGCTCTGCAGAAATCAACGGATGTCTATGAAAATACATTTGCGTTCAATACCTTGATTGCAGCCTGTATGGAAGCACTCAATGCTTTGGACAAGCAGGACAACGGCGATGTCTGGATAGAGGGGATGTACATCATGCTCAATTTGCTCGAACCGATCATCCCGCATGTGACTGCAGAATTGAGTGAACAGCTTTTCAACAGAGAGAATCTTGCTGCCGTACTCAAAGTCAAAGAGGAGGTCTTTGTGCAAGAGAGTATTCTTTATGTTGTTATGATCGGTGGCAAGAAACGGACCGAAATAGAGGTCAGTCCAGGTGCATCAAACGAGGAGATACTGGTTGCTGCCAAAGAGGCTGGAGACAAGTGGCTACAGGGTATGCAGGTCGTTAAAGAGATCGTCGTACCCAATAAATTAGTGAACCTGGCGGTGAAACCAATTTAG
- a CDS encoding DUF1501 domain-containing protein has protein sequence MKKERRDFLRLMYNSSITAALAPMLAPQEIYASDSQTFDDYKAVVYISLFGGNDAINMILPTERSGEAGYDTYADIRKNLVVSYDDLSEGLTLNTEGKLDLSSANPYDVASNLNEDAYRKGMYHIGDTGIGVNGMMPEVAQMMNENKLAVIASVGTLVVPKFDPVSKQKLSGVFPDQLFAHDRQRRLQETGQADNPTGYGWIGRLFDNLQGINGSGIITQNISFSGHNHSLVGQHTYPLELATNPAHYQTRAAGEIPTRQQLNESLTGNPFERLYNKMIGKSYSLVDELTNIWDNARIYSTLDSYGNSLFSFPSEAQINMEEAPSVSLIKSFEAIAKMIDYGKQNGLKRQVFYIEHGGYDTHSAQLDMHPKLLRELSLGLDKFQKAMDEMGMSDKVTAFTVSDFGRSVIENGDGTDHAWAGHNLVMGGAVNGGQMYGDFPLLVEQTVDESRIIPTIAIEQQFATVLKWFGVDDTLNNTLFPNLKNFSQSDLGFMKA, from the coding sequence ATGAAAAAAGAGAGACGAGATTTTTTACGATTGATGTACAACAGTTCTATTACTGCGGCATTGGCCCCGATGCTTGCTCCTCAAGAGATATATGCGTCTGACTCACAAACCTTTGATGATTATAAGGCAGTAGTATATATATCATTATTTGGCGGCAATGATGCCATTAATATGATTTTGCCTACTGAGAGAAGTGGTGAGGCTGGGTATGATACATATGCAGATATCCGAAAGAATTTAGTGGTTTCGTATGATGACCTTTCTGAAGGGTTGACATTGAATACAGAGGGCAAGCTTGATTTAAGCAGCGCAAACCCTTACGATGTTGCTTCAAACCTGAATGAAGATGCCTACCGTAAAGGTATGTATCATATTGGTGATACCGGTATCGGAGTCAATGGTATGATGCCTGAGGTAGCGCAAATGATGAATGAAAACAAGTTGGCGGTCATAGCAAGTGTCGGGACACTGGTGGTACCAAAATTTGATCCTGTCAGCAAACAAAAACTCTCAGGTGTATTTCCTGACCAGCTTTTTGCACATGATAGGCAGCGAAGACTACAAGAGACGGGACAGGCAGACAACCCAACAGGGTATGGATGGATAGGAAGACTTTTTGACAATCTTCAGGGCATTAATGGTTCTGGAATCATTACCCAAAATATCTCATTTTCAGGACATAATCACTCTCTGGTCGGGCAACATACCTATCCGTTGGAACTTGCAACCAATCCTGCGCACTATCAAACCAGGGCAGCAGGTGAGATCCCAACACGTCAGCAACTCAATGAATCCCTTACAGGCAATCCATTTGAACGTTTATACAACAAGATGATAGGTAAATCATACTCTTTGGTTGATGAACTAACTAATATTTGGGACAATGCCAGAATATACAGTACTTTGGACTCTTACGGAAATTCTCTTTTTTCTTTTCCTTCAGAGGCACAGATAAATATGGAAGAAGCCCCGAGCGTTAGTTTGATAAAAAGTTTTGAAGCCATAGCCAAGATGATTGACTATGGAAAACAAAACGGATTAAAAAGGCAAGTGTTTTATATTGAACATGGAGGATACGATACCCACAGTGCTCAACTGGATATGCATCCCAAATTACTACGCGAGCTCAGTCTTGGACTTGACAAATTTCAAAAAGCCATGGATGAGATGGGTATGTCAGATAAGGTTACTGCCTTTACCGTATCAGATTTTGGCCGAAGTGTAATAGAAAACGGTGACGGTACTGACCATGCTTGGGCAGGACACAATCTTGTAATGGGTGGTGCAGTAAATGGAGGTCAGATGTATGGGGATTTTCCTCTGCTAGTTGAACAGACTGTCGATGAGAGCCGTATTATTCCGACTATAGCTATTGAACAGCAGTTCGCAACGGTACTCAAATGGTTTGGCGTGGATGACACACTTAACAATACACTTTTCCCCAACCTGAAAAACTTTAGTCAAAGTGATCTCGGTTTTATGAAAGCTTAA
- a CDS encoding bifunctional folylpolyglutamate synthase/dihydrofolate synthase encodes MKDLTFAEFLDKKPLYYKKIDHERVHVAYRMLKPHIDRPKTVHVVGTNGKGSTGRMISHLAYQEAGSREQGASLSVGHFSSPHILKFNERIWMNGSDASDEVLEAAHQKLFAILGEKMSHALSYFEYTTLLAFVVFENCDLMVLEAGLGGEFDATNVCDKELSVITPIGIDHQAFLGDSIEEIAATKIRSIQSGGKVLIAPQPYEEVVEVAAQIAEKKGVEFFLSKQKVETREQLEYVAFEKSWSSYLVDNAMVALQALDILNIPYDIEAFRTLELFGRFYPLTKNIRIDVGHNPLAAKAIVGAMEPDTVLIYNSLDDKDYEEVLRTLKPKVKRVEIIRIDSQRATTVKDIEAALEKVGLPYSDFQNSMEDDQHYLVFGSFYTVEAFLKKLKVKS; translated from the coding sequence GTGAAGGATTTGACATTTGCGGAATTCTTAGACAAAAAGCCGCTTTATTACAAAAAGATTGACCATGAGCGGGTACATGTCGCCTATAGGATGCTCAAGCCGCATATCGACCGACCAAAGACCGTGCATGTTGTCGGAACGAATGGCAAAGGATCGACGGGACGCATGATCAGCCACCTCGCTTACCAGGAGGCAGGGAGCAGGGAGCAGGGGGCAAGTTTGTCTGTTGGCCACTTCTCCTCTCCGCATATCCTGAAATTCAATGAGCGTATCTGGATGAATGGCAGTGATGCCTCTGATGAGGTTCTGGAAGCGGCACACCAAAAGCTTTTTGCTATTTTGGGTGAAAAGATGAGTCATGCACTGAGTTATTTCGAGTATACCACTCTGTTGGCATTCGTTGTATTTGAGAATTGTGACTTGATGGTGCTTGAAGCAGGTCTTGGCGGAGAATTTGATGCAACCAATGTCTGTGACAAGGAGCTGAGTGTTATTACCCCCATCGGGATCGACCATCAGGCTTTTTTGGGAGATTCTATAGAAGAGATCGCTGCAACTAAAATACGCAGTATCCAGTCCGGCGGTAAAGTGCTTATTGCTCCACAGCCTTATGAAGAAGTAGTGGAGGTGGCAGCACAGATCGCAGAGAAGAAAGGAGTGGAGTTTTTTCTTAGTAAGCAGAAAGTAGAGACCAGGGAGCAGTTAGAGTATGTTGCCTTTGAAAAATCTTGGAGCAGTTATCTTGTGGATAATGCAATGGTGGCGTTGCAAGCACTGGATATTCTGAATATTCCATATGATATAGAAGCGTTTAGAACATTGGAACTTTTCGGGCGCTTCTATCCTTTAACGAAGAATATCCGTATCGATGTTGGACATAATCCTCTGGCGGCAAAGGCGATCGTCGGAGCGATGGAGCCGGATACGGTACTTATCTACAACTCTTTGGATGATAAGGACTATGAAGAGGTTTTGAGAACATTGAAACCCAAGGTTAAACGGGTAGAGATTATCAGGATCGATTCCCAAAGAGCGACAACGGTAAAGGATATTGAAGCTGCATTGGAGAAAGTTGGTTTACCGTACAGTGATTTTCAAAATAGCATGGAGGATGATCAGCATTATCTGGTGTTTGGTTCTTTTTATACGGTGGAAGCATTCTTGAAAAAATTAAAAGTTAAAAGTTAG
- a CDS encoding DUF1800 family protein gives MILTSIVFATAPTIEGESVQSVIPGEMYQFQPTANDVDGDSLIFRIRNMPSWATFDKNTGILRGTPTVSDVGYYSHINIGAFDGETVTWLYPEKTDGYTLLVNTPPTISGTPEKDKILPGETFSFKPVASDEDGSPLRFKIYNQPAWTVFNSETGELTGTPTTDDRRRYTFNIGVTDGLETRWLNGSKTDGFYIKVLNTAPVISGTPAAEVLVNDNYVFQPDANDADGDAITFTIKHKPVWATFDTETGRLSGTPSKAFANQTFEDIIIIAKDGKGGKAPLPAFSITVVNNPPVISGTPAAEVLVNDNYVFQPDANDADGDTITFTIKHKPVWATFDTETGRLSGTPSKAFANQTFEDIIIIAKDGKGGKAPLPAFSITVVNNPPVISGTPPAEVLVNDNYVFQPDANDADGDTITFTIKHKPVWATFDTETGRLSGTPSEAFADQTFEDIIIIAKDGKGGKAPLPAFSITVRNAAYYDPAILVGEPATIARAGEEYSFAPFVDYSGPGSLTFSIVNKPTWAIFDTKTGKLSGIPGSNDIGKTADIVISASAENDTTSSMKSFDINVVETSASRKDAFKLLIQSTFGPTEQSMEEVMQMGIEGWVDAQLNAPSAYDSNTDTHLTYLERHIELAKMANSIWDQPIEDYIDGTAKFTRTSLGIYRSVWFENALNASDQLRQRVAFALSEILVISDGEPAFEKNAEALSYYYDLLVKHAFGNYRDLLIDISHSPAMSIYLTYNGSKKHDDVKKNQPDENYARELMQLFSLGLYKLELNGEVKTDGNGKPIPTYIQQDVQELSKVFTGWDLYDYEGGAYGHISLRNSDFIHPIEYTADFHDGGTKYILGTTIGAGQTGDEDIASAIDILMGNENIAPFVSKQLIVRLVTSNPSDAYVSRVAAVFNDNGKGVKGDLKAVVRAILLDEEARSEYSEESNFGKMKEPLLAYTQLLRSFDVSPYPSFDGNKFNLKDGADGMVTNAYLFSDDLKYGLGQAPTGAPTVFNYFSPDFVPNDPYFQENGLVAPEIEILSAQTITNMSNLFLYDTRRNDRMAEDMVNLCIISYDNEVSLVLKALNNNYDNMAKDSYKENAATALIEYLDAKLVNNRLGDQRRQIIKDHIMDTFYNTNRNGARLMVIDVINLITATSIYMVQR, from the coding sequence ATGATTCTAACTTCGATTGTTTTTGCGACAGCTCCGACTATAGAAGGGGAATCTGTTCAAAGTGTTATACCCGGAGAAATGTACCAATTTCAGCCAACAGCGAATGATGTAGACGGTGATTCGTTGATTTTTCGTATCAGAAATATGCCATCATGGGCAACATTCGACAAGAATACGGGTATCTTGCGCGGGACACCGACAGTATCAGATGTCGGCTATTATAGTCATATCAATATCGGAGCATTTGACGGGGAAACAGTAACATGGTTATATCCGGAGAAAACGGATGGTTATACCCTTCTGGTAAATACGCCGCCAACGATCAGCGGTACTCCCGAAAAAGATAAAATATTGCCTGGGGAGACTTTTAGTTTTAAACCTGTTGCAAGTGATGAGGACGGAAGTCCTTTACGCTTTAAAATATACAATCAACCGGCATGGACGGTATTTAACAGTGAAACAGGAGAACTCACGGGTACCCCCACAACAGACGACAGGAGACGATATACATTCAATATTGGTGTAACAGACGGTCTTGAAACACGATGGTTAAACGGCAGTAAAACGGATGGTTTTTATATCAAGGTACTTAATACTGCTCCTGTCATCAGCGGAACGCCAGCGGCAGAAGTCCTGGTTAACGACAATTATGTTTTCCAGCCGGATGCGAACGATGCAGATGGTGATGCGATCACTTTTACCATAAAGCACAAACCGGTATGGGCCACATTCGATACCGAGACGGGAAGGCTGAGCGGTACACCGTCGAAAGCCTTCGCCAACCAGACCTTTGAAGACATTATTATCATTGCCAAAGACGGCAAAGGAGGGAAAGCACCGCTTCCGGCTTTCAGTATTACGGTAGTGAACAATCCTCCTGTCATCAGCGGAACGCCAGCGGCAGAAGTCCTGGTTAACGACAATTATGTTTTCCAGCCGGATGCGAACGATGCAGATGGTGACACGATCACTTTTACCATAAAGCACAAACCGGTATGGGCCACATTCGATACCGAGACGGGAAGGCTGAGCGGTACACCGTCGAAAGCCTTCGCCAACCAGACCTTTGAAGACATTATTATCATTGCCAAAGACGGCAAAGGAGGGAAAGCACCGCTTCCGGCTTTCAGTATTACGGTAGTGAACAATCCTCCTGTCATCAGCGGAACGCCGCCGGCAGAAGTCCTGGTTAACGACAATTATGTTTTCCAGCCGGATGCGAACGATGCAGATGGTGACACGATCACTTTTACCATAAAGCACAAACCGGTATGGGCCACATTCGATACTGAGACGGGAAGGCTGAGCGGTACACCGTCGGAAGCTTTTGCCGATCAGACCTTTGAAGACATTATTATCATTGCCAAAGACGGCAAAGGAGGGAAAGCACCGCTTCCGGCTTTCAGTATTACCGTACGGAATGCAGCTTATTATGATCCTGCCATTCTTGTGGGTGAGCCTGCAACGATCGCCAGGGCAGGTGAAGAGTACAGTTTTGCTCCATTTGTAGATTATTCAGGTCCCGGTTCACTTACATTTAGTATTGTCAATAAACCGACATGGGCAATTTTTGATACGAAAACTGGCAAACTCAGTGGTATACCAGGATCGAATGATATCGGTAAAACCGCAGATATTGTTATCAGTGCTTCAGCCGAGAACGATACTACTTCAAGTATGAAATCTTTTGATATCAATGTTGTCGAAACTTCCGCATCCAGGAAAGATGCATTCAAACTTCTGATACAATCAACCTTTGGGCCTACGGAACAGAGTATGGAAGAGGTAATGCAAATGGGTATCGAAGGTTGGGTAGATGCACAGCTTAATGCCCCTTCTGCATATGACAGCAATACGGATACACATCTGACATATTTGGAACGTCATATTGAACTTGCAAAAATGGCTAACTCCATATGGGATCAGCCTATAGAGGATTATATTGACGGTACTGCCAAATTTACCCGAACCAGTCTAGGTATCTATCGAAGTGTCTGGTTTGAAAATGCGCTGAATGCTTCGGACCAGCTCAGACAGCGTGTTGCGTTTGCTTTGAGCGAGATACTGGTTATATCTGATGGAGAGCCTGCCTTTGAAAAAAATGCAGAAGCACTTTCATACTATTACGATCTTTTGGTAAAACATGCCTTCGGTAACTACAGAGATCTGCTTATTGACATTTCCCACTCACCCGCTATGAGTATCTACTTGACATATAACGGCAGTAAAAAGCATGATGACGTAAAGAAAAACCAACCTGATGAGAACTATGCCAGAGAACTTATGCAGCTGTTCAGTCTTGGTCTCTACAAACTTGAGCTGAATGGAGAAGTAAAAACAGACGGGAACGGTAAACCGATCCCGACGTATATACAGCAGGATGTGCAAGAACTTTCCAAAGTGTTTACCGGTTGGGACCTGTACGATTATGAGGGAGGTGCATATGGGCATATCTCATTACGCAACAGTGACTTTATTCATCCTATAGAATATACAGCTGATTTTCATGATGGGGGGACAAAGTATATTTTAGGAACGACGATTGGCGCAGGACAGACAGGTGACGAAGATATTGCCTCTGCTATAGATATATTGATGGGGAATGAAAATATTGCTCCATTTGTAAGCAAACAACTGATCGTACGCCTTGTTACCTCTAATCCCAGTGATGCCTATGTCAGCCGTGTAGCAGCGGTATTTAACGATAATGGTAAAGGAGTCAAAGGTGATTTGAAAGCGGTTGTCAGAGCGATCTTGTTGGATGAAGAGGCCCGGAGTGAATATTCGGAAGAGAGTAATTTCGGAAAAATGAAAGAACCGCTTCTGGCCTATACACAACTGTTGAGATCATTTGATGTTTCTCCTTATCCCTCTTTTGATGGTAATAAGTTTAATCTGAAAGATGGAGCAGACGGAATGGTGACGAATGCCTATCTTTTCAGTGATGATCTGAAATATGGTCTTGGGCAAGCTCCAACAGGGGCACCGACGGTCTTTAACTACTTTTCACCTGACTTTGTACCGAACGATCCATATTTTCAGGAGAATGGACTTGTTGCACCTGAAATAGAGATACTGAGTGCACAGACCATTACAAATATGAGCAACTTGTTTTTATATGATACGAGACGTAATGACCGTATGGCAGAAGATATGGTGAACTTATGTATAATCAGCTATGACAACGAAGTTTCACTTGTTTTAAAAGCTTTGAATAATAATTATGACAATATGGCAAAAGATTCCTATAAAGAGAATGCAGCAACAGCATTGATTGAATATCTTGATGCCAAGCTTGTAAACAATCGTTTAGGTGATCAGCGCAGACAGATCATTAAAGATCATATCATGGATACATTCTATAATACAAATAGAAATGGTGCCAGACTGATGGTGATTGATGTAATCAATCTTATTACAGCGACTAGTATCTATATGGTACAGAGATAA